A section of the Struthio camelus isolate bStrCam1 chromosome 18, bStrCam1.hap1, whole genome shotgun sequence genome encodes:
- the PDYN gene encoding proenkephalin-B, giving the protein MERQALALALCLALAAAAAATDCATRCSACTPDSAESIWPLMCLLECAGSWPPGAAWEACSRALALPAPAEAAGEDEALPELGPGDLAKHGGGGFPKQLEPGELLSLLRRRAPGPGSTTYGDGGGERVQDYPTPEPGPAGAGGEEPPGKRYGGFLRTYPKRRLEAAAAGAGQELAELHKRYGGFMRRIRPKLKWDNQKRYGGFLRRQFKVATRADEDPSAYSGELSDL; this is encoded by the exons ATGGAGCGGCAGGCGCTGGCGCTGGCTCTCTgcctggcgctggcggcggcggcggcggctacgGACTGTGCGACCCGGTGCTCTGCCTGCACCCCGGACTCGGCAGAGAGCATCTGGCCCCTG ATGTGTTTGCTGGAGTGCGCGGGCTCctggccgcccggcgccgcctggGAGGCGTGCAGCAGGGCGctggcgctcccggccccggcggaggcggcgggtgAGGACGAGGCGCTGCCGGAGCTCGGCCCCGGGGACCTGGCCAAGCACGGCGGCGGCGGGTTCCCGAAGCAGCTGGAGCCGGGCgagctcctctccctgctgcgccggagggcccccggccccggcagcaccACGTACGGTgacggcggcggcgagcgggtgCAGGACTACCCCACGCCGGAGCCCGGgccggcgggtgccggcggcgaGGAGCCCCCGGGCAAACGCTATGGGGGCTTCCTGCGCACCTACCCCAAGCGGCGCttggaggcggcggccgcgggcgccgggcagGAGCTGGCCGAGCTGCACAAGCGCTACGGCGGCTTCATGCGCCGGATCCGGCCCAAGCTCAAGTGGGACAATCAGAAGCGCTACGGGGGCTTCCTGCGGCGGCAGTTCAAGGTGGCCACGCGGGCGGACGAGGACCCCAGCGCCTACTCGGGGGAGCTCTCGGACCTATAG